The Niastella koreensis GR20-10 genome includes a window with the following:
- a CDS encoding LacI family DNA-binding transcriptional regulator: MKFETVTIKDIARALGLSTSTVSRALRGSYEISPETKKLVLEYAEKINYRPNPIALSLKERKSRSIGVVVSEIANTFFSQAINGIESIAYNRGYHVIISQSHESYEREKVTIQHLASRSVDGLLVSLSNETIDLSHLKQLHDKGLPVVFFDRITDEINTHKVTANNVKGAFDATQHLINKGFTHIAHITNSPNLSITRERLQGYQEALKKNNLPFDEKLVHYTLHGGMIYEEIQDEIQKMFTGRQKPDAILTASDRITTSCLTALKAAGKKIPDDISVIGFTNTNIAELFNPPLSAVRQPAFDMGQVATELLISIIESKRPVTEFETRILDTELFTRESSEHHPTH; the protein is encoded by the coding sequence GTGAAATTTGAAACTGTAACCATAAAGGATATTGCCAGGGCGCTGGGACTTTCAACTTCTACCGTATCGCGTGCACTACGCGGTAGCTATGAAATTAGTCCGGAGACAAAAAAACTGGTACTCGAATACGCCGAAAAGATCAACTACCGGCCTAACCCGATCGCTTTGAGCTTGAAAGAACGCAAAAGCCGGTCGATAGGCGTGGTGGTCAGCGAGATTGCTAATACGTTTTTCTCGCAGGCAATCAATGGAATTGAATCCATAGCTTATAACCGCGGGTACCACGTTATTATTTCCCAGAGCCATGAATCGTATGAACGGGAAAAAGTAACCATTCAACACCTTGCTTCGCGCTCGGTAGATGGGTTGCTGGTATCCCTCTCCAACGAAACCATTGACCTGTCGCACCTGAAACAGCTGCACGACAAAGGCTTGCCGGTGGTGTTTTTTGACCGCATTACCGATGAAATAAACACCCATAAGGTTACTGCCAATAATGTAAAAGGCGCTTTTGACGCTACCCAGCATCTTATAAATAAAGGGTTCACCCATATTGCGCACATTACCAACTCCCCCAACCTGAGCATTACCAGGGAAAGGTTGCAGGGGTACCAGGAAGCGCTGAAAAAGAACAACCTGCCGTTTGATGAAAAGCTGGTGCACTACACCCTGCACGGTGGGATGATCTATGAAGAAATTCAGGATGAGATTCAGAAAATGTTTACCGGCCGGCAAAAGCCGGATGCTATTTTAACGGCCAGCGACCGCATTACCACCTCCTGCCTTACGGCTCTGAAGGCCGCCGGCAAAAAGATCCCCGACGATATTTCCGTGATCGGGTTCACCAATACCAATATTGCCGAGCTGTTCAACCCACCACTTTCGGCAGTTCGCCAGCCCGCCTTTGATATGGGACAGGTAGCCACCGAACTGCTGATCTCCATCATTGAAAGCAAACGCCCGGTTACCGAGTTTGAAACCCGGATCCTGGATACCGAGCTGTTTACCAGGGAGTCATCGGAGCATCACCCCACTCATTAG
- the rpiA gene encoding ribose-5-phosphate isomerase RpiA yields the protein MLTQDEIKQLVAKQAAQLVQNNMIVGIGSGSTVYWLIMELGKQVKKGLLFQAVPTSKKTAALAAQQNIPLAELNDVNAIDLTIDGADEIDPNLQMIKGGGGALLQEKMVAAASRELLILADHTKLVQHLGQFPLPIEVIPFGWKQVQREIRETYQVEPTLRMLNDQPLVSDHGHYILDCPFQKIENPDILTYELNGIPGVVENGLFVNMADLALIGFPDGRTETMHK from the coding sequence ATGCTTACGCAGGACGAGATCAAGCAGTTAGTAGCTAAGCAGGCTGCTCAACTGGTTCAAAATAACATGATAGTTGGTATTGGTTCAGGCTCTACGGTTTACTGGCTTATTATGGAGCTGGGTAAACAGGTAAAAAAGGGTCTGCTGTTCCAGGCTGTTCCCACCTCTAAAAAAACGGCCGCCCTGGCTGCCCAGCAAAACATTCCCCTGGCCGAATTGAATGACGTGAACGCGATTGACCTCACTATCGACGGAGCCGACGAAATAGATCCCAATCTGCAAATGATAAAAGGCGGCGGTGGCGCCCTGCTGCAGGAGAAAATGGTGGCCGCAGCCTCCCGCGAACTGCTCATCCTGGCCGATCATACCAAACTGGTGCAACACCTGGGCCAGTTCCCCCTGCCAATAGAGGTGATCCCCTTTGGCTGGAAACAGGTTCAACGCGAGATCCGCGAAACCTACCAGGTTGAACCCACCTTACGCATGCTGAACGATCAACCCCTTGTTTCAGATCATGGGCATTATATCCTCGACTGCCCCTTTCAGAAAATTGAAAATCCCGATATTTTAACGTACGAACTCAATGGCATTCCCGGCGTAGTTGAGAATGGCTTGTTTGTGAATATGGCGGATTTGGCGTTGATAGGGTTCCCTGACGGTCGTACTGAAACAATGCATAAATAG
- a CDS encoding PLP-dependent aminotransferase family protein: protein MPKNKPAGTDHLYLQIAGSLEQMIHNDILKIGDKLPSVRMLSDEYGISMGTAFQAYYYLEGKGLIESRPKSGYYVRFNQKRFPALPAAAKPEAMTETISLDEMVTAVFKKLSATDVTNLAVAAPAMELIPAAKLNKSLVHAFRHSASSCLHYEDVQGNLELRKQVARMAFNWGGKVNANDVVITAGCMEALSISLQTVTRPGDTVAIESPTFFGIFQVMESLGLQVIEIPTDAVTGIDLNYLEEAIPKSNIKACVFVPSFNNPLGCCMPDENKKALVELITKHRIPLIEDDIYGELYFGQHRPRCCKTYDTEGWVLYCSSISKSLAPGYRIGWTIPGRFKEQFTRLKMRHTISGVTITQHTIAHFLGIGRFDYHLKKLRTALHTQQLRYVQGIIDHFPEDTKISRPQGGFVLWLELNKKVNTYQLYQEAIKYQVSVAPGRIFSIRDRYSNYLRIGYGQPWSDSVERGVRIIGSLVKKMG from the coding sequence ATGCCCAAGAATAAACCAGCCGGCACCGACCACCTGTACCTGCAGATTGCGGGAAGCCTGGAACAAATGATCCATAACGATATTCTAAAGATCGGCGATAAGCTGCCTTCGGTGCGGATGTTGAGCGATGAATATGGCATCAGCATGGGTACTGCATTTCAGGCCTACTATTACCTGGAGGGTAAAGGACTGATCGAGTCGCGGCCCAAATCGGGCTATTATGTGCGGTTCAACCAGAAACGTTTTCCCGCATTGCCTGCTGCTGCAAAGCCGGAAGCCATGACCGAAACCATCAGCCTTGATGAAATGGTCACCGCTGTTTTTAAAAAATTAAGCGCCACCGATGTTACCAACCTGGCGGTGGCAGCGCCTGCCATGGAGCTGATCCCTGCCGCCAAACTGAATAAATCGCTGGTGCATGCCTTCCGCCATTCGGCCAGCAGTTGTTTGCATTATGAAGATGTACAGGGGAACCTGGAACTGCGTAAACAGGTTGCCCGCATGGCTTTTAACTGGGGTGGAAAGGTTAACGCCAATGATGTGGTGATCACGGCCGGTTGTATGGAAGCATTATCTATATCGCTGCAAACAGTTACCCGTCCGGGTGATACGGTGGCTATTGAATCGCCTACTTTCTTTGGCATTTTCCAGGTGATGGAATCATTGGGCTTGCAGGTGATAGAAATACCTACCGATGCTGTTACCGGCATCGATTTGAACTACCTGGAGGAGGCCATTCCAAAATCAAATATCAAGGCCTGTGTGTTTGTGCCCAGCTTTAATAATCCGCTTGGCTGTTGTATGCCCGATGAAAATAAAAAAGCACTGGTGGAATTGATCACCAAACATCGCATACCCCTGATCGAAGATGATATTTATGGGGAATTGTATTTCGGGCAGCACCGGCCGCGTTGTTGTAAAACCTATGATACCGAAGGCTGGGTGTTGTATTGCTCTTCTATCAGCAAATCACTGGCGCCGGGTTACCGCATTGGCTGGACGATCCCCGGCCGGTTTAAAGAACAATTTACCCGCCTGAAAATGCGGCACACCATCAGCGGTGTAACCATTACCCAACATACCATTGCGCACTTCCTGGGTATTGGCCGGTTCGATTATCATTTGAAAAAATTACGGACGGCCCTGCATACCCAACAACTGCGATATGTGCAGGGCATCATCGATCACTTTCCGGAAGACACAAAAATTTCAAGGCCGCAAGGCGGGTTTGTGTTGTGGTTGGAATTGAACAAAAAAGTAAACACCTATCAATTGTACCAGGAGGCTATCAAATACCAGGTGTCTGTTGCGCCGGGTAGAATATTTTCCATCCGCGACCGATACAGCAATTATTTGCGTATTGGTTATGGACAGCCCTGGAGTGATTCGGTAGAGAGAGGCGTTCGGATAATAGGTAGCCTGGTTAAAAAGATGGGCTGA
- the mobA gene encoding molybdenum cofactor guanylyltransferase encodes MENLLGVILCGGESKRMGSDKGLLPIRNTIWAKHMHEKLAMFHLPVVYSINEQQVHTYVEEISPELLVVDNADVEGPLRGLLSVHQQYPDNDLLLLACDMLDLDAGTIHFLLQEYMRDNQSDFYVYQDVNFAQPFCGIYTRTGLEKVAGRIMIGRLKNYSLQAIFDEGVTLRLPMRSQHVFRNYNSNADIEMFFEHPITPLPE; translated from the coding sequence ATGGAAAACTTGTTAGGTGTTATTTTATGCGGGGGCGAAAGCAAACGCATGGGCTCCGATAAGGGGTTGTTGCCGATTCGTAATACCATCTGGGCCAAACATATGCACGAAAAGCTGGCTATGTTTCACCTGCCGGTGGTATATTCAATAAATGAGCAACAGGTGCATACCTATGTTGAAGAGATCTCACCCGAGTTGCTGGTAGTGGATAATGCCGATGTGGAAGGCCCGCTGAGAGGGCTGCTCAGCGTTCACCAGCAATACCCCGATAATGACCTGCTGTTACTGGCCTGCGACATGCTTGACCTCGATGCCGGTACTATTCATTTCCTGTTGCAGGAATATATGCGCGATAATCAATCAGATTTTTATGTTTACCAGGACGTGAACTTTGCACAGCCTTTCTGTGGCATCTATACCCGCACGGGACTGGAAAAAGTAGCCGGACGCATCATGATCGGCCGCCTGAAAAATTACAGTCTGCAAGCCATCTTCGACGAAGGCGTTACGCTGCGATTACCCATGCGCAGTCAGCACGTTTTCCGCAACTATAATTCCAATGCTGATATAGAGATGTTTTTTGAACACCCGATTACGCCGCTCCCCGAATAG
- a CDS encoding SelT/SelW/SelH family protein has product MKPTVTIEYCPKCGWLLRAAYMAQELLTTFADDLQGVLLKPSEVSGRYTICIGEQRVFDRKETGGFLEIKEVKQLVRDVVAPGKSLGHADRKMQD; this is encoded by the coding sequence ATGAAACCTACTGTAACTATAGAATATTGTCCAAAATGCGGATGGTTACTCAGAGCTGCGTATATGGCACAGGAGTTGTTAACCACCTTTGCAGATGATTTGCAGGGGGTGTTATTAAAACCCAGTGAAGTAAGTGGCCGGTATACTATTTGCATCGGGGAGCAAAGGGTTTTTGATCGCAAAGAAACGGGCGGTTTCCTTGAAATTAAAGAAGTGAAGCAATTGGTGCGTGATGTGGTGGCTCCCGGCAAAAGCCTGGGGCATGCAGACCGCAAAATGCAGGACTGA
- a CDS encoding rubredoxin, with the protein MRKYHHIKINLPGGIMAAGDLHTWMEAAERCGVDQVQFGNRQQLYFVADSSNEKEFRKELDQLGVFYEANHDEYSNILTSYVAEDVFQNANWLSEGVYKDILGLFDYRPKMKLNLVDASQSFIPFFTGNINFISSPVNNYWYLYVRFPKTTVIYCWKGLIYSDDIPRMTWLLEEAIIANPTLTDGDALYETVHSKQLFVTQPVSSELAIPKFALPYYEGFNRYGEKTWLGIYRRDECFPVSFLKDIASLCLKTKVGQLYVTPWKSLIVKGIAQNDRTAWEYVLNTYRINVHHAANELNWQVEDLNEEGLNLKRYIIRQFDKDDVRTHGLSFAIKTKSKSGLFGLFGAVVIARQQNASRNKSAAMNRYDIMYTKDFNPNSREYILFRSAVQKEELGAYLISLCKYFYELTTEADKILHNVYRQEVVQETVTKTPVNVPVIHQCKHCFTVYDEQYGDSINDIAAGTPFDQLPATYQCPVCESAKSEFEAVKAEGAKA; encoded by the coding sequence ATGCGAAAGTATCATCATATAAAGATCAATCTTCCAGGCGGAATAATGGCAGCCGGTGATTTGCATACCTGGATGGAAGCGGCAGAACGTTGTGGTGTTGACCAGGTACAGTTCGGGAACCGCCAGCAATTGTATTTTGTGGCCGATAGCTCCAACGAAAAAGAGTTTCGCAAAGAGCTGGACCAGCTGGGTGTTTTTTATGAAGCCAATCATGATGAGTATTCCAATATTTTAACCTCGTATGTAGCGGAAGATGTTTTTCAAAACGCCAATTGGTTAAGCGAGGGTGTGTATAAAGATATTCTGGGGTTGTTCGATTACCGGCCAAAAATGAAACTGAATCTGGTTGATGCCAGTCAGAGTTTTATTCCCTTCTTTACCGGTAATATCAATTTTATTTCATCACCGGTAAATAATTACTGGTATTTATATGTGCGTTTTCCCAAGACCACGGTTATTTATTGCTGGAAGGGGTTGATCTATTCCGACGACATTCCCCGCATGACCTGGTTGCTGGAAGAAGCGATAATCGCTAATCCCACCTTAACGGATGGCGATGCGTTGTATGAAACGGTGCACAGCAAACAGTTATTCGTAACGCAGCCGGTTAGCAGCGAACTGGCTATCCCCAAATTCGCGTTGCCATATTACGAGGGGTTCAACCGCTATGGTGAAAAAACATGGTTAGGTATTTATCGCCGCGATGAATGTTTCCCGGTTTCATTTTTGAAAGACATTGCTTCGTTGTGTTTGAAAACCAAAGTAGGGCAGTTGTACGTTACACCCTGGAAATCGCTTATTGTAAAAGGTATTGCGCAAAACGACCGCACCGCATGGGAATACGTGTTGAACACGTACCGCATCAATGTGCACCATGCCGCCAATGAACTGAACTGGCAGGTGGAGGACCTGAATGAAGAAGGACTGAATTTGAAACGATATATTATTCGTCAGTTTGATAAAGATGATGTGCGTACTCACGGACTAAGTTTTGCTATCAAAACAAAATCCAAATCGGGGCTGTTTGGGTTGTTTGGAGCAGTGGTAATTGCCAGGCAGCAGAATGCAAGCCGTAACAAAAGTGCGGCCATGAACCGGTACGATATCATGTACACGAAAGATTTCAATCCCAACTCGCGCGAATATATTTTATTCAGAAGTGCGGTGCAGAAAGAAGAGCTGGGCGCTTACCTGATTTCGTTGTGTAAGTATTTTTATGAACTCACTACCGAGGCAGACAAGATCCTGCATAATGTATACCGCCAGGAGGTGGTACAGGAAACCGTCACTAAAACACCGGTGAATGTACCCGTTATACATCAGTGTAAGCACTGCTTTACCGTGTATGACGAACAGTATGGCGATAGCATAAACGACATTGCCGCCGGCACCCCATTTGATCAACTGCCCGCCACTTATCAGTGCCCGGTTTGTGAATCGGCAAAATCGGAATTTGAGGCAGTAAAGGCCGAAGGGGCAAAAGCATAA
- a CDS encoding nitrate reductase, whose amino-acid sequence MNNQHSGSATTTCSYCGVGCGIVVNKDKKGNITVEGDKNHPVNRGMLCSKGMNLHYTVNDKSDRLLYPQMRYNKNMPLQRVSWDEALDRTAAVFRTFIDKFGPDSVAFYVSGQCLTEEYYVINKLIKGFIGSNNIDTNSRLCMSSAVAGYKMALGEDSVPGCYDDIELADCFFITGANPAWCHPILWRRIEAHKAANPHVKIIVADPRKTDTCSLADVHLQLNPGTDITLNHAIGRLLIENGDVDLDFVKNHAEGYEQYKKIVFQRTLDEAAAICGIDKALIILAAQHIGNAKGFMSLWTMGLNQSAVGVNKNLSLINLNLITGHIGKPGSGPFSLTGQPNAMGGREVGGLSNMLPAHRDLANPEHRSAIEKFWGGKQLSPKPGLTATEMFDALNEGKLKAIWIICTNPLISLPNVRVAEEGLKKAKFVVVQDMSNKPETLKYADVILPAASWTEKEGTMTNSERRISYLNKIVDAPGEALPDAEIICRFAKKMGYHGFDFENASAIYDEHAQLTEGTNIDISGLNYSVLQNRRSVQWPYPKGETGQGTVRLFTDKTFYTPSTKAVIHPVPDENTSEKPDGDFPFILTTGRIRDQWHTMSKTGKVNKLKQHISQSFLEIHPDDARRLHLKDGDIAVVSSRQGEVRVKAQVSATIKPGVVFIPMHWGKILNSDLNRANNVTSAMVDPISKEPDFKFCAVQVAPYKKPRQRIVIIGAGAGAFGFVKSYREMNKEDELVIFSKENFPFYNRVMLPDYISGTQNWEQLIKMKESEEPGYNIKLYKGVSIEKIDRENKCVVDSTGRTTYYDVLLMATGSRAAMPRNVPSLKGIFTMRSRTDADEFKNHVPSDGHVVIVGGGLLGLELAASLREVGIKVTIIQRISRFLDRQLDPLGSQFLHEEMVDQNCDIYYDDEVQLFYGRTELTGIRLKSGKVIDCNALVFAIGTVPNIELAKETGLHCQRGVIVNERLQTSDPNVFAIGEIAEFEGVLYGITAAAEQQAHVVARYLQGDIASYYKGSLFMNIIKIHGFDLCSIGIPECPNDDYEEIIFLDKAKRYYKKCIIHQDRLVGAILIGDKSEFQEFRELIANKIELNEKRLQLLRSGKKAEPVLGRLVCSCNNVGSENLKNKINEGCTDFKQLCSSTGAGTGCGSCRPEVQRILEETLAGVTSNVLAK is encoded by the coding sequence ATGAATAATCAGCATTCCGGTTCTGCGACTACTACCTGCAGCTATTGCGGGGTGGGTTGTGGTATAGTGGTAAATAAAGACAAGAAGGGGAACATTACGGTGGAAGGGGATAAGAATCACCCGGTGAACAGGGGCATGCTGTGTAGCAAGGGAATGAATCTGCACTATACTGTGAATGATAAAAGCGACCGCTTATTGTACCCGCAAATGCGCTATAACAAGAATATGCCCCTGCAACGTGTATCGTGGGATGAAGCGCTGGACCGTACCGCTGCTGTATTTAGAACTTTCATTGATAAGTTCGGCCCTGATTCTGTTGCTTTTTATGTTTCCGGCCAATGCCTTACCGAAGAGTACTATGTGATTAATAAACTCATCAAAGGATTTATAGGAAGTAATAATATAGACACCAACTCCCGGCTGTGCATGAGCAGTGCGGTGGCTGGCTATAAGATGGCACTGGGCGAAGACAGCGTGCCCGGTTGTTACGATGATATTGAACTGGCAGATTGTTTTTTTATAACCGGCGCCAATCCGGCCTGGTGCCATCCCATTTTATGGCGCAGGATAGAAGCGCATAAAGCGGCAAATCCGCATGTAAAGATCATTGTAGCCGATCCGCGTAAAACAGATACCTGTTCACTGGCCGATGTGCATTTGCAACTGAACCCCGGAACAGATATTACGCTGAACCACGCTATTGGCCGCCTGCTGATAGAAAATGGCGATGTAGATCTTGATTTTGTAAAGAACCATGCCGAAGGGTATGAGCAATATAAAAAGATCGTTTTTCAAAGAACGCTCGACGAAGCTGCCGCGATCTGTGGCATTGATAAAGCCCTGATTATCCTGGCTGCGCAACACATCGGCAATGCCAAAGGCTTTATGAGTTTGTGGACGATGGGGTTGAACCAAAGTGCCGTAGGGGTGAACAAAAACCTCAGCTTAATAAACCTCAACCTCATTACCGGTCATATTGGCAAACCCGGTTCTGGCCCGTTTTCATTGACCGGGCAGCCGAATGCCATGGGTGGCCGCGAAGTAGGCGGGTTGTCGAACATGTTACCTGCGCATCGCGATCTCGCCAATCCGGAACACCGCTCGGCAATAGAAAAGTTCTGGGGCGGAAAACAACTTTCTCCCAAACCCGGGTTAACGGCTACGGAAATGTTCGATGCCCTGAACGAAGGCAAACTGAAAGCGATCTGGATCATCTGCACCAACCCGCTGATTAGTTTACCCAATGTGCGGGTGGCTGAAGAAGGATTGAAGAAAGCGAAATTTGTGGTGGTGCAGGACATGAGCAACAAACCCGAAACGCTGAAATATGCCGACGTGATTCTGCCCGCCGCTTCCTGGACGGAGAAAGAAGGCACCATGACCAACTCGGAACGTCGCATTTCATACTTGAACAAGATCGTTGATGCGCCCGGCGAAGCATTGCCCGATGCTGAGATCATTTGCCGCTTTGCGAAAAAGATGGGGTATCATGGTTTTGATTTTGAGAATGCCTCAGCCATTTACGATGAGCATGCCCAATTGACCGAGGGCACTAACATCGATATCAGCGGATTAAATTATAGTGTTTTGCAAAACAGGAGGTCAGTGCAATGGCCATACCCAAAGGGGGAAACCGGCCAGGGCACTGTACGCTTGTTTACCGACAAAACTTTTTATACGCCTTCCACCAAAGCGGTGATTCACCCGGTTCCGGATGAAAATACCAGCGAAAAACCGGATGGCGATTTTCCGTTCATTCTAACTACCGGCCGTATTCGCGATCAATGGCATACGATGAGCAAAACCGGGAAGGTAAATAAACTGAAACAACATATTTCACAGTCCTTCCTGGAAATTCACCCTGACGATGCGCGCCGCCTGCATTTAAAGGATGGAGATATAGCAGTGGTAAGCTCGCGCCAGGGCGAAGTACGGGTAAAGGCGCAGGTGTCGGCCACCATAAAACCAGGGGTGGTATTTATTCCCATGCACTGGGGCAAGATCCTGAACAGTGATCTGAACCGCGCAAACAATGTTACCAGCGCGATGGTAGACCCCATCTCAAAGGAGCCGGATTTTAAATTCTGTGCCGTACAGGTAGCGCCCTATAAAAAGCCGCGTCAGCGCATTGTGATCATCGGAGCTGGCGCCGGAGCGTTTGGTTTTGTGAAATCGTACCGCGAAATGAATAAGGAAGATGAACTGGTGATCTTCAGCAAAGAGAATTTCCCTTTTTACAATCGCGTAATGTTGCCCGATTACATCAGCGGCACCCAAAACTGGGAGCAGCTGATCAAAATGAAAGAATCCGAAGAGCCTGGTTACAATATCAAATTATATAAAGGCGTCAGTATAGAGAAAATAGACCGCGAGAACAAATGCGTGGTCGATTCAACGGGTCGCACTACTTATTACGATGTGTTGTTGATGGCAACAGGCAGCCGGGCAGCCATGCCGCGTAATGTTCCTTCATTAAAAGGGATCTTTACCATGCGCAGCCGTACAGATGCCGACGAATTTAAAAACCATGTGCCTTCCGATGGGCATGTGGTGATTGTGGGTGGTGGATTACTGGGGCTGGAGCTGGCAGCATCATTACGCGAGGTTGGCATAAAAGTGACCATCATCCAACGCATTTCTCGTTTCCTCGACCGGCAGCTCGATCCGTTGGGAAGCCAGTTTTTACACGAAGAAATGGTTGACCAGAATTGCGATATCTATTATGATGATGAAGTACAGTTATTTTATGGCCGTACCGAATTAACCGGCATTCGCCTGAAAAGCGGAAAGGTGATCGATTGTAATGCCCTGGTATTTGCCATTGGTACAGTTCCGAACATCGAGCTGGCCAAAGAAACCGGTTTGCATTGTCAACGCGGAGTAATTGTAAATGAACGTTTGCAAACCAGCGACCCGAATGTATTTGCCATTGGAGAGATTGCCGAATTTGAAGGCGTGTTATATGGCATTACTGCGGCTGCCGAACAACAGGCGCATGTGGTGGCCCGCTATCTGCAAGGCGATATTGCCAGCTACTACAAAGGCAGCCTGTTCATGAACATTATTAAAATTCATGGCTTCGATCTGTGCAGTATAGGAATTCCTGAGTGCCCCAATGATGATTATGAAGAGATCATTTTCCTGGATAAGGCAAAACGGTATTATAAAAAATGTATCATTCACCAGGACCGCCTGGTAGGTGCTATATTAATTGGTGATAAAAGTGAGTTCCAGGAATTCAGGGAGCTCATTGCCAACAAAATTGAGCTGAATGAAAAACGCCTGCAATTATTACGCAGCGGCAAAAAAGCCGAACCGGTATTAGGCAGGCTGGTATGCAGTTGCAACAATGTGGGCAGTGAAAACCTGAAGAACAAGATCAACGAAGGTTGTACCGACTTTAAGCAATTGTGTTCATCAACAGGGGCGGGCACTGGATGTGGATCATGCAGACCGGAAGTGCAAAGGATTTTAGAAGAAACCTTAGCGGGAGTAACAAGCAACGTGCTTGCAAAGTAG
- a CDS encoding MFS transporter — protein sequence MNQPLDKLKIFSLSGIQMKTFHITWLMFFVCFFGWFGLAPLMPTIRVDLGLTKAQIGNIIIASVSSTIIARLVIGRFCDTWGPRITAVRLLLVGSVPVFLVGLAHDYTTFLLFRLAIGVIGASFVITQFHTSMMFAAKIKGTANAVTGGWGNLGGGVTNMVMPLIFAAIVGFGYTPHEAWRYAMIVPGVMMLIMAFLYYKFTKDTPAGNYKEIGRTAGAKSKTDWSVLGDWRVWALAMAYGMCFGMEITFDNVASLHFVDTFKLNQSSAGFWAGIFGFMNLFARALGGIVSDKVGNKYGMRGKGLLLGSVLILEGLGLLVFAQAGTLVLAIASMLLFALFLKMANGATYGIVPFINEKNAGLVAGIVGAGGNLGGMAFGFLFKSDSITYIEAFRYIGIIVIVVSVIIFITRFRKGAAKEELEPVVAAA from the coding sequence ATGAACCAACCACTCGATAAATTAAAAATATTCTCACTCAGCGGTATCCAAATGAAAACGTTTCATATTACCTGGCTGATGTTCTTTGTTTGCTTTTTTGGCTGGTTTGGCCTGGCGCCACTGATGCCCACCATTCGTGTCGATCTCGGATTAACAAAAGCACAGATCGGGAATATCATTATTGCTTCCGTGTCTTCAACCATTATAGCCCGGCTGGTAATTGGCCGGTTTTGCGATACCTGGGGGCCGCGGATCACTGCTGTGCGGTTGCTGCTGGTGGGTTCTGTCCCGGTTTTTTTGGTGGGCCTGGCGCATGATTATACGACCTTTCTGTTGTTCCGCCTGGCTATTGGGGTAATCGGCGCTTCATTTGTTATTACGCAGTTTCATACGTCTATGATGTTTGCCGCAAAAATTAAAGGTACTGCCAATGCGGTTACTGGTGGCTGGGGCAACCTGGGCGGCGGTGTTACCAACATGGTTATGCCCCTGATCTTTGCAGCCATTGTAGGATTTGGTTATACCCCCCACGAAGCCTGGCGTTATGCCATGATTGTACCTGGCGTAATGATGCTGATCATGGCCTTCCTGTATTACAAATTCACAAAAGATACCCCTGCTGGTAATTATAAAGAAATTGGCCGTACTGCAGGTGCAAAATCAAAAACTGACTGGTCTGTGTTGGGTGACTGGCGCGTATGGGCTTTGGCGATGGCGTATGGAATGTGTTTTGGCATGGAAATCACCTTCGATAACGTAGCCTCTCTGCACTTTGTAGATACGTTTAAACTGAATCAAAGCAGCGCAGGTTTTTGGGCAGGGATCTTTGGGTTTATGAACCTGTTTGCCCGTGCATTGGGTGGTATAGTTTCAGATAAAGTAGGCAACAAGTATGGCATGCGCGGCAAAGGCCTGTTGCTTGGCTCGGTATTAATACTCGAAGGTTTGGGACTGCTGGTGTTTGCACAGGCCGGCACCCTGGTACTGGCCATCGCCTCTATGTTGTTGTTTGCCCTGTTCCTGAAAATGGCAAACGGCGCCACTTACGGCATCGTTCCATTTATTAATGAAAAAAATGCAGGTCTGGTAGCCGGTATTGTAGGCGCAGGTGGCAACCTGGGTGGTATGGCCTTCGGGTTCCTGTTTAAATCAGACTCTATTACTTATATAGAAGCATTCCGGTACATAGGTATTATAGTGATCGTTGTTTCAGTTATCATCTTTATTACCCGGTTCCGTAAGGGCGCAGCAAAAGAAGAACTGGAGCCGGTAGTAGCAGCAGCCTAA